One window of the Salvia splendens isolate huo1 chromosome 1, SspV2, whole genome shotgun sequence genome contains the following:
- the LOC121753922 gene encoding cell division cycle 5-like protein — translation MRIMIKGGVWKNTEDEILKAAVMKYGKNQWARISSLLVRKSAKQCKARWYEWLDPSIKKTEWTREEDEKLLHLAKLMPTQWRTIAPIVGRTPSQCLERYEKLLDAACAKDENYEPGDDPRKLRPGEIDPNPESKPARPDPVDMDEDEKEMLSEARARLANTRGKKAKRKAREKQLEEARRLASLQKRRELKAAGINLRHKKRKRKGIDYNAEIPFEKRPPPGFYDIADEDRPAELVKFPTTIEELEGERRVDKEARLRKQDIARNKIAERQDAPSAILQANKLNDPEAVRKRSRLNLPAPQIPDHELEAIAKMGIASDLLGNEELTEGNAATRALLANYAQTPRYGMTPGRTPQRTPAGKQDAIMMEAENQRRLTLSQTPLLGGDNPMLHPSDFSGVTPKKKDIATPNPLMTPSATPGGATPGGPGLTPRIGMTPTRDVYAVGLTPKGTSMRDELRINEDIDMHDISKVRQSDSKKELLFGLKNLPQPKNDYQIVIQPLAEEDEELEEKIEEDMSDRIAREKAEEEARQQALLKKRSKVLQRELPRPPVASLDLIRNTLMRSDEDKSSVVPSTLVEQADELIRKELLSLLEHDNIKYPLDEKATKEKKKGKHVAKGNSVDVPTIDKFEEEELKEADKLIEDEVQYLRVAMGHENESFEGYVEAHKTCLDDMMYFPTRDGFGLASVATHAEKLASLQNEFEHVKKKMDDETKKAQRHEQKIKVLTNGYQMRCNKLWAQVEATFKQMDTAGTELECFQALSKQETLAATYRISNLWEEVQKQKDLERTLQKRYGDRMAELERVQHLVNAYRLQAERDLENAGKDDDTAMDAIDTTQDQSVAPDLEAPKDVAMQKPDAAEEAVTKDTVESEADATAMQEIDAAEEKAAVTKDTVEADAVAAGDEVVAPTAEPEVQDTDETKGLEVDMESRSKDENDAAEENAEESAGEA, via the exons ATGAGGATTATGATAAAGGGAGGTGTGTGGAAGAACACAGAAGATGAAATTCTCAAGGCTGCTGTTATGAAATATGGGAAGAATCAATGGGCCAGAATTTCTTCTCTGTTGGTCCGGAAGTCGGCCAAACAGTGCAAGGCCCGCTGGTATGAGTGGCTGGATCCCTCAATCAAAAAG ACTGAGTGGACCCGTGAAGAAGATGAGAAGTTATTACATTTGGCTAAACTCATGCCCACCCAGTGGAGGACGATTGCCCCTATCGTTGGGCGTACTCCATCACAGTGCTTGGAGAGATATGAAAAGCTTTTGGATGCAGCCTGTGCCAAGGATGAGAACTATGAACCTGGTGATGACCCGAGAAAATTGCGCCCTGGAGAGATTGACCCCAATCCAGAATCGAAGCCTGCTCGTCCTGATCCTGTAGAtatggatgaagatgaaaaGGAGATGCTTTCTGAAGCTCGGGCTCGGTTAGCCAACACTAGGGGTAAGAAGGCAAAAAGGAAAGCCCGAGAGAAACAGCTTGAAGAGGCTCGCAGGCTTGCTTCATTGCAGAAAAGAAGAGAGCTTAAAGCTGCTGGAATTAACCTTCGCCAtaagaagagaaagagaaaaggaaTTGATTACAATGCTGAAATTCCTTTTGAAAAGAGGCCTCCACCTGGATTTTATGATATTGCTGATGAAGATCGGCCAGCTGAATTAGTCAAGTTTCCAACAACAATCGAGGAGTTGGAAGGTGAAAGAAGAGTTGACAAAGAAGCTCGATTGAGAAAGCAGGACATCGCAAGAAATAAAATAGCAGAGAGGCAGGATGCTCCATCTGCAATTTTGCAAGCAAATAAACTTAATGATCCTGAAGCAGTTCGAAAAAGGTCCAGGTTAAATCTCCCAGCCCCACAGATTCCTGACCATGAGTTGGAGGCAATTGCTAAGATGGGAATTGCTAGTGATCTTCTTGGAAATGAAGAACTCACAGAAGGAAATGCTGCAACACGTGCTCTTCTTGCAAATTATGCGCAAACTCCGAGATATGGAATGACTCCAGGGAGAACCCCTCAAAGGACTCCTGCAGGAAAGCAGGATGCTATTATGATGGAAGCAGAGAACCAGCGGAGGTTGACTTTGTCTCAGACTCCATTGCTTGGTGGGGATAATCCCATGCTGCACCCTTCAGACTTTTCTGGGGTGACTCCGAAGAAAAAGGATATTGCAACACCAAATCCTCTAATGACTCCGTCTGCTACTCCTGGAGGTGCTACTCCTGGAGGGCCAGGTCTCACTCCCAGAATCGGGATGACACCCACACGTGATGTATATGCTGTTGGTTTGACTCCAAAAGGAACTTCAATGAGGGATGAGCTGCGTATAAATGAAGATATTGATATGCATGACATTTCCAAAGTGAGACAGTCTGATTCAAAAAAGGAACTCCTTTTTGGTCTGAAAAATCTCCCACAACCCAAGAATGACTACCAAATAGTTATTCAACCATtggctgaagaagatgaagaactTGAAGAGAAGATCGAGGAAGACATGTCAGATagaattgctagagagaaggccgaggaagaagcaaggcaGCAAGCATTACTCAAGAAAAGGTCAAAAGTACTGCAGAGGGAGCTGCCAAGACCTCCTGTGGCTTCGTTGGACCTCATTAGAAACACTTTGATGAGATCTGATGAAGACAAGAGTTCCGTTGTCCCGTCAACTTTAGTTGAGCAGGCTGATGAATTAATAAGGAAGGAGCTTTTGTCTCTGTTAGAGCATGATAATATAAAATATCCCCTGGATGAGAAAGCAaccaaggagaagaagaaaggtAAACATGTTGCAAAAGGGAATTCTGTAGATGTGCCAACAATTGACAAGTTTGAAGAAGAGGAGCTAAAAGAG GCAGATAAACTTATAGAAGATGAGGTCCAATATCTACGTGTTGCTATGGGCCATGAGAATGAATCTTTTGAAGGCTATGTGGAAGCACATAAAACATGCTTAGATGATATGATGTACTTCCCTACACGCGATGGCTTCGGTCTAGCAAGTGTTGCCACCCATGCGGAGAAACTTGCCTCCCTGCAGAATGAATTTGAACatgtgaagaagaagatggacGATGAGACTAAAAAAGCACAACGGCATGAGCAGAAGATTAAAGTTTTAACTAATGGTTATCAg ATGAGGTGTAATAAACTTTGGGCACAAGTGGAGGCAACCTTCAAGCAGATGGACACTGCAGGAACCGAGCTAGAATGCTTCCAAGCTTTGAGTAAGCAAGAAACTCTAGCGGCAACATACAGGATCAGCAACCTCTGGGAAGAGGTTCAGAAGCAGAAGGACCTCGAGCGCACTTTACAGAAACGGTACGGCGATCGGATGGCTGAACTAGAAAGAGTTCAGCATTTGGTAAATGCATATAGACTGCAAGCAGAAAGGGATCTTGAAAACGCTGGAAAAGACGACGACACTGCCATGGATGCCATTGACACAACTCAAGATCAATCTGTTGCACCTGATCTTGAAGCTCCCAAGGACGTAGCAATGCAAAAGCCCGATGCAGCTGAAGAAGCTGTCACCAAGGACACAGTCGAGTCTGAGGCTGATGCAACAGCAATGCAAGAGATCGATGCAGCTGAAGAGAAAGCTGCTGTCACCAAGGACACGGTCGAGGCTGATGCTGTTGCAGCTGGAGATGAGGTGGTTGCACCTACTGCCGAGCCTGAAGTGCAAGATACTGATGAGACGAAGGGCCTGGAAGTGGACATGGAATCGAGATCCAAGGATGAAAATGATGCTGCGGAAGAGAATGCAGAGGAGAGTGCTGGTGAAGCATAG
- the LOC121792299 gene encoding signal peptide peptidase-like 2 translates to LLSPIAAGDGSSTACRNDFPMVKVKKWVNGDEKGPLFGLNAAFGPILPEELKQAQRLPANFLEPATGCSPSSSKLTGSIALVLRGDCDYTTKARVGQEGGSAALVMINTEDGLPEMDCANITMLSIKIHVITISKSAGLDLKKSITDGMKEELLIYSPNRPIVDYSVVFLWMMTVGTVVSATLWSDIVGSEEYYEPSNQLSPKESDSGAENDDGILHITMASAVVFVVSASTFLLLLYFFMSASFVWVLIVLFCVGGVEGMHSCILSFILSKSKDFGQKTVKLPIVGKITILSLVVLIICLVFAIVWAATRKKSFSWIGQDILGIFMMISVLQLARLPNIKVATALLCCAFIYGIFWVFLSPYIFHDSVMIAVARGNNSGGESIPMLLRFPKLSDPYYGYNMISYGDILFPGLLVTFSHRYINVVLFTAQNHIRNVLLSLLQVRINLYRFDKAHGKSGANGYFLWLIIGYGSGLILHLLELVSDGWSRSARSPLPRALHVGNLRVVGSEKGGAGSALGPRRRLWSTRCSFSLDL, encoded by the exons TTACTGTCACCGATCGCCGCCGGTGATGGTTCTTCGACCGCTTGCAGAAATGATTTCCCAATG GTTAAGGTTAAGAAGTGGGTAAATGGTGATGAAAAGGGGCCACTTTTTGGGCTTAATGCGGCTTTTGGCCCTATCTTACCTGAGGAACTCAAACAAGCACAAAGATTGCCAGCCAACTTTCTAGAACCTGCTACTGGTTGTTCACCCTCATCCTCGAAG TTGACAGGCTCTATTGCTTTGGTGCTTCGTGGTGATTGTGACTATACAACTAAGGCTAGAGTTGGTCAAGAGGGAGGATCAGCAGCGCTGGTGATGATAAATACTGAAGATG GTCTTCCGGAGATGGATTGTGCTAACATTACCATGTTGAGTATCAAAATTCATGTTATTACAATTTCAAAGTCAGCAGGACTGGATTTAAAGAAATCCATAACTGATGGGATGAAGG AGGAGCTTTTGATATATTCACCAAATCGCCCGATTGTAGATTACTCGGTGGTGTTCTTGTGGATGATGACTGTTGGAACGGTAGTTTCTGCCACACTTTGGTCAGATATAGTTGGATCGGAGGAATATTATGAACCCAGCAATCAGCTTTCTCCAAAG GAATCTGATTCTGGTGCAGAGAATGATGATGGAATCCTCCATATAACCATGGCAAGCGCAGTAGTTTTTGTTGTATCAGCATCTACTTTCCTGCTGCTACTTTACTTCTTTATGTCAGCATCGTTCGTTTGGGTGCTAATTGTACTATTCTGCGTTGGAGGTGTTGAG GGAATGCATAGCTGTATATTATCATTTATATTGAG CAAATCTAAGGATTTTGGACAAAAGACAGTGAAACTGCCAATTGTGGGGAAGATAACCATTCTCTCACTAGTTGTTTTGATAATCTGTTTGGTATTTGCCATTGTCTGGGCCGCAACTCGGAAGAAATCATTCTCTTGGATTGGCCAAGATATTCTT GGTATATTCATGATGATAAGCGTGTTGCAATTGGCTCGATTACCAAATATAAAG GTTGCCACAGCTCTTCTGTGTTGCGCATTCATATATGGCATATTTTGGGTTTTCCTATCTCCATATATATTCCATGACAGTGTTATGATTGCG GTTGCACGAGGCAATAACAGCGGTGGAGAATCAATCCCCATGCTTCTGAGATTTCCTAAACTCTCTGATCCGTATTATGGTTATAACATGATAAGCTATGGGGACATTCTATTCCCTGGTTTGTTAGTTACCTTCTCCCACAGATACATTAATGTTGTTCTATTCACAGCACAAAATCATATTCGCAATGTACTGTTATCGCTGTTGCAAGTTCGGATTAACTTGTACAG ATTTGACAAAGCTCATGGGAAGAGTGGAGCAAATGGATATTTTCTTTGGTTGATAATTGGTTATGGATCTG GCCTTATTCTTCACTTACTTGAGCTTGTATCTGATGGCTGGTCGCGGTCAGCCCGCTCTCCTCTACCTCGTGCCTTGCACGTTGG GAACTTGCGTGTTGTTGGGTCTGAAAAGGGAGGAGCTGGATCTGCTTTGGGACCACGGAGACGACTCTGGTCAACAAGGTGCTCCTTCTCCCTTGACCTGTGA